Proteins from a genomic interval of Drosophila gunungcola strain Sukarami chromosome X unlocalized genomic scaffold, Dgunungcola_SK_2 000023F, whole genome shotgun sequence:
- the LOC128260469 gene encoding homeobox protein B-H1 isoform X2 produces the protein MKDSMSILAQTPSEPNAVHHPQLHHHHHHSHTLPHHYGLQPPAVVSISGITANMSSGGSTTTASGLKPNRSRFMINDILAGSAAAAFYKQQQQQHHQQQQLHHHNNNNNNSGSSGGSSPAHSNNNNNINNGENFEPPTAALPPAHLHHPQPHPHAHPQGHPHPHPHPHSHPLMHPHGKLGHFPPTAGGNGLNVAQYAAAMQQHYAAAAAAAAARNNAAAAAAAAAAAAAAAVAPLPGVGGGGGVAVAPPAGGLGQDLDDSSDYHEENEDCDSDEAGSAGGGGGGSGHMDDHSVCSNGEAARTTMGIVSRAVPPAT, from the exons ATGAAAGACTCGATGAGCATACTCGCCCAAACGCCCAGCGAGCCGAACGCAGTGCATCATCCGCAgctgcaccaccaccaccaccactcaCACACGCTGCCGCACCACTACGGCCTGCAGCCACCGGCGGTGGTCAGCATTAGTGGTATAACAGCCAACATGTCCTCCGGCGGCAGCACCACCACGGCATCGGGCCTGAAGCCCAATCGATCCCGCTTCATGATCAACGACATTCTGGCGGGCAGTGCAGCGGCCGCGTTCtacaagcagcagcaacagcagcatcaccagcagcagcaactgcaccaccacaacaacaataacaacaattcGGGATCCAGCGGTGGCAGCAGTCCCGctcacagcaacaacaataataacatcAATAATGGCGAAAACTTTGAGCCACCAACGGCTGCTCTGCCACCTGCCCACCTGCACCACCCACAGCCGCATCCGCATGCGCATCCGCAAGGCCATCCCCAcccacatccgcatccgcattcgCACCCGCTGATGCATCCGCATGGCAAGCTGGGCCATTTTCCACCCACCGCTGGCGGCAATGGGTTAAACGTGGCCCAATATGCGGCGGCCATGCAGCAACACTATGCCGCTGCTGCGGCCGCCGCTGCCGCGCGAAACAATGCAGCAGCcgccgctgcagctgctgctgcggcagcCGCTGCTGCAGTGGCACCGCTGCCCGGCgtgggtggcggtggtggGGTGGCAGTGGCGCCACCGGCTGGTGGACTGGGACAGGATTTGGACGACAGCAGCGACTACCACGAAGAGAACGAGGACTGCGACAGCGACGAGGCGGGCAGCGCGGGAGGCGGCGGGGGAGGCAGCGGCCACATGGACGATCACAGCGTTTGTAGCAATGGTGAG GCGGCAAGGACGACGATGGGAATAGTGTCAAGAGCGGTTCCACCAGCGACATGA
- the LOC128260469 gene encoding homeobox protein B-H1 isoform X1 has translation MKDSMSILAQTPSEPNAVHHPQLHHHHHHSHTLPHHYGLQPPAVVSISGITANMSSGGSTTTASGLKPNRSRFMINDILAGSAAAAFYKQQQQQHHQQQQLHHHNNNNNNSGSSGGSSPAHSNNNNNINNGENFEPPTAALPPAHLHHPQPHPHAHPQGHPHPHPHPHSHPLMHPHGKLGHFPPTAGGNGLNVAQYAAAMQQHYAAAAAAAAARNNAAAAAAAAAAAAAAAVAPLPGVGGGGGVAVAPPAGGLGQDLDDSSDYHEENEDCDSDEAGSAGGGGGGSGHMDDHSVCSNGGKDDDGNSVKSGSTSDMSGLSKKQRKARTAFTDHQLQTLEKSFERQKYLSVQERQELAHKLDLSDCQVKTWYQNRRTKWKRQTAVGLELLAEAGNFAAFQRLYGGSPYLGAWPYAAAAGAGAAAAAAHGATPHTSIDIYYRQAAAAAAMQKPLPYNLYAGVPSVGVGVGVGVGPAPFSHLSASSSLSSLSSYYQSAAAAAAAANPVPPAPTSAGGGSPPSGLAKPHSAPASASPPPRPPSTPSPTLNPGSPPGRSVDSCSQSDDEDQIQV, from the exons ATGAAAGACTCGATGAGCATACTCGCCCAAACGCCCAGCGAGCCGAACGCAGTGCATCATCCGCAgctgcaccaccaccaccaccactcaCACACGCTGCCGCACCACTACGGCCTGCAGCCACCGGCGGTGGTCAGCATTAGTGGTATAACAGCCAACATGTCCTCCGGCGGCAGCACCACCACGGCATCGGGCCTGAAGCCCAATCGATCCCGCTTCATGATCAACGACATTCTGGCGGGCAGTGCAGCGGCCGCGTTCtacaagcagcagcaacagcagcatcaccagcagcagcaactgcaccaccacaacaacaataacaacaattcGGGATCCAGCGGTGGCAGCAGTCCCGctcacagcaacaacaataataacatcAATAATGGCGAAAACTTTGAGCCACCAACGGCTGCTCTGCCACCTGCCCACCTGCACCACCCACAGCCGCATCCGCATGCGCATCCGCAAGGCCATCCCCAcccacatccgcatccgcattcgCACCCGCTGATGCATCCGCATGGCAAGCTGGGCCATTTTCCACCCACCGCTGGCGGCAATGGGTTAAACGTGGCCCAATATGCGGCGGCCATGCAGCAACACTATGCCGCTGCTGCGGCCGCCGCTGCCGCGCGAAACAATGCAGCAGCcgccgctgcagctgctgctgcggcagcCGCTGCTGCAGTGGCACCGCTGCCCGGCgtgggtggcggtggtggGGTGGCAGTGGCGCCACCGGCTGGTGGACTGGGACAGGATTTGGACGACAGCAGCGACTACCACGAAGAGAACGAGGACTGCGACAGCGACGAGGCGGGCAGCGCGGGAGGCGGCGGGGGAGGCAGCGGCCACATGGACGATCACAGCGTTTGTAGCAATG GCGGCAAGGACGACGATGGGAATAGTGTCAAGAGCGGTTCCACCAGCGACATGAGCGGCCTGAGCAAGAAGCAGCGGAAGGCGCGTACCGCCTTCACGGACCACCAACTACAGACTTTGGAGAAGTCCTTCGAGCGGCAGAAGTACCTCAGCGTCCAGGAGCGACAGGAGCTGGCCCACAAGCTGGACTTGAGCGACTGCCAGGTGAAAACTTGGTACCAAAACCGAAG AACCAAATGGAAGCGCCAAACGGCCGTGGGTCTGGAACTTCTGGCAGAGGCCGGCAACTTTGCGGCCTTCCAGCGGCTCTACGGCGGATCGCCGTACTTGGGCGCCTGGCCGTAtgcggctgctgctggagcgggcgccgctgccgccgccgcccacgGGGCCACGCCCCACACAAGCATCGACATCTATTACCGCCAAGcggccgctgccgccgccatGCAGAAGCCGCTACCCTACAACCTCTACGCCGGCGTACCGTCagtgggcgtgggcgttgGAGTGGGCGTGGGTCCGGCGCCCTTCTCCCACCTGTCCGCCTCCAGTTCGCTGTCCTCACTGAGCAGTTACTATCAGAgtgccgctgccgccgccgccgcagcgAATCCGGTGCCGCCAGCGCCGACTTCAGCGGGCGGAGGATCGCCGCCGAGCGGTCTGGCCAAGCCCCACTCCGCCCCCGCCTCCGCCTCGCCGCCGCCAAGGCCGCCGTCGACGCCCAGTCCGACGCTCAATCCGGGCAGTCCGCCCGGGCGGTCCGTCGACAGCTGCTCGCAGTCGGACGACGAGGACCAGATACAGGTGTGA